Within Sphingobium sp. SCG-1, the genomic segment GCGGACTTCCTCCTCTACGATGCCAAGACGCCCGATGGTGCCGCGCTTCCCGGCGGCATGGGCCTCCGCTTCGACTGGACGCTGCTGCGCGGATTTGCGCCGCCGCTGCCATGGGGCCTGTCCGGCGGTCTCGATCCCGAAAGCGTCGCCGACGCTGTCGCTATTACGGGCGCACCACTTGTCGACGTATCCTCCGGCGTGGAAAGCGCGCCGGGCATCAAGGATGTGGACAAGATAGCCGCCTTCTGCAAAGCGATTTCCTGACCATGACCCAAGAAACACCTCTCGCGAACAGCTTCCGCGCACAGCCCGACGAAACCGGCCACTTCGGCCAGTTCGGCGGCCGCTATGTCGCCGAAACGCTGATGCCGCTCATCCTCGACCTCGACCGCCATTATCGCGCCGCGATGGAAGACCCGGCCTTTCACGAAGAGTTCGACTGGCTGATGAAGCATTATGTCGGACGCCCCAGCCCACTTTATTATGCCGAACGCCTCACCGAAACGCTGCGGGAAAGCGCACCGGAGGGCAAGGGCGCACAGGTCTGGTTCAAGCGCGACGAACTCAATCACACCGGCGCGCACAAGATCAACAATTGCATCGGCCAGATCCTGCTGGCGAAGCGTATGGGCAAGACCCGGATCATCGCCGAAACCGGCGCGGGCCAGCATGGCGTAGCGACTGCAACCGTGGCGGCGCGCTTCGGCCTGCCCTGCGTCATCTACATGGGCGCGCGCGATATCGAGCGGCAGCAGCCCAATGTGTTCCGCATGAAGCTGCTCGGCGCAGAAGTGATCGCCGTGCAGAGCGGCGCGCGGACGCTGAAGGACGCGATGAACGAGGCGCTGCGCGATTGGGTTGCGAATGTGCACGACACTTTCTACATCATCGGCACCGCTGCCGGTCCGCACCCCTACCCCGAACTCGTCCGTGAGTTTCAGTCGGTGATCGGCCGCGAAGCCCGCGAGCAGATTCAGGAACTTGCCGGACGCCTGCCCGACCTGCTCGTTGCGGCGATCGGAGGCGGATCGAATGCCATCGGCCTGTTCCATCCGTTTCTGGACGACAAGAGCGTCAACATGCTGGGCATCGAAGCAGCGGGTCACGGCATCGACAGCGGCGCACATGCGGCCTCGCTCGCGGGCGGCACGCCGGGTATCCTCCACGGCAACAAGACCTTCCTGTTGCAGGACGAAGACGGCCAGATCGCCGAAGCCCACAGCATTTCGGCGGGCCTCGATTATCCCGGCATCGGCCCCGAGCATAGCTGGCTGAAGGACATCGGCCGCGTCCAATATGAATCCGTGACCGACACCGAAGCACTGGACGCGTTCCAGCTTCTCTGCCGCACCGAAGGGATCATTCCCGCTCTGGAACCCAGCCACGCCATCGCTGCCGTGGCCCGCAAGGCGCGCGAGATGGATCGCGACCAGATCATCCTCGCCAACCTGTGCGGTCGCGGCGACAAGGATATCTTCACGGTCGCCGAAGCACTGGGAGTGGAGATGTGAGCGCTCCGGATCGCCTCTCCACTCGCTTCGCCAAGTGCCGGGCGGAAGGTCGTGCCGCGCTCATTACTTTCGTGACAGCCGGTGATCCGACTCCCGGAGACACGGCGGCGATCCTCGACGCGCTGGTCTCGGGCGGTGCGGACATCATCGAACTCGGCATGCCCTTCACCGATCCCATGGCGGACGGCCCGGCCATTCAGCTCGCCAATCTGCGCAGTTTGGGCGCGGGCACGAAGACCGCCGACATCTTCGCCATTGCGGCAGCCTTTCGTCAGCGCCATCCTGAGACTCCGCTTATCCTGATGGGTTATGCCAACCCTATGGTCCGTCGCGGCGCTGATTGGTTCGCGCAGCAGGCCTTGGGCGCGGGCGTAGACGGCGCGATCTGCGTCGATATCCCGCCGGAGGAAGATCAGGAACTGGGTCCGGCCCTGCGCGAAGCCGGGCTGCACCTCGTCCGCCTCGCAACGCCAACGACCGACGATGCACGGCTTCCGGCGGTGCTCGATAGCGCCAGCGGCTTCGTCTATTATGTGTCGGTGGCGGGGATCACCGGCAAGCAACAGGCACAGCAGGCCAGCATCGAAGACGCGGTCAGAAAGCTGAAAGCCTCGACCGACATTCCGGTCGCGGTCGGCTTCGGCGTGCGTACGCCAGAACAGGCGTCCGCTATTGGCCGCGTGGCTGACGGCGTCGTCGTCGGTTCGGCCATTGTCGAGATCGTCGGCACGCATGGAAGTGCAGCGCCGTCCCATGTTCAAACCTATGTCGCGTCGCTTCGTGCAGCCCTCGAAGCGCGGGAGACCGTCGCATGAGCTGGATCAATCGCGTCCGAAATGCCATTCCCTTCATCGCCAAGCGTCAGGAAAGCGCCGACACGCTCTGGCACAAGTGCAGCAGTTGCGGGCAGATGATCTTCACCCGCGAATGGGAAGAGAATCTGTCGGTATGCCCCAAGTGCGATCATCATGGCCGCATCGGCCCGAAGGCACGCTTCGATCAACTGCTGGATCAGGGCTTTACCGTGCTGCCCACGCCCACCGTGCGCGAAGACCCGCTCAAATTTCGTGACTCGAAGAAATATACTGACCGCATCAAGGCCGCCCGCGCTGCGACAGGCGACACCGACGCACTTATCAACGCGCGGGGCGCCATCGACGGCAAGCCGGTCGTGCTGGGCGTCCAGAATTTCGCTTATATGGGCGGATCGATGGGCATGGCTGTCGGTGCCGCCTTCATTCAAGGCGTAGAGGCGGCAATCGAAAGCCGTGCGCCCTATGTCATCTTCACCGCTGCGGGCGGCGCGCGTATGCAGGAAGGGATTTTGTCCCTGATGCAGATGCCCCGCGCCACCGTCGCCATTCGCAAGCTGCACGCGGCGGGCCTTCCCTATATCGTCGTGTTGACAGACCCGACCACGGGCGGCGTCACGGCCAGCTACGCGATGCTGGGCGACATCCAGATTGCGGAACCCAACGCCCTGATCGGCTTTGCAGGCCAGCGCGTCATCGAAAACACCATTCGCGAAAAACTCCCCGAAGGCTTCCAGCGTGCCGAATACCTGCTCGCGCACGGCATGATCGACATGGTCGTTCATCGCCGCGATTTAAAGACAACGTTGGCGCAGGTCGTAAGCTATCTTGCCCCGGCTCAAGCAGCCTAACACCTCTCCTCCCCACGGCAGGACGGCTGAAATTCGCCATGCCCGATAACGCCACCTCCACCAACCCTGCGGTTCAGGCGCAACTGGATCGCCTCTGGTCGTTATCGCCCGGTGCGGACGTGCTGGGGCTGGACCGCATTACGCAACTGCTCGATCGGATCGGCAACCCGCATCTTTCACTGCCGCCCATATTCCATGTGGCGGGCACGAACGGTAAAGGCTCCACCTGCGCATTCCTGCGGGCCGCTCTGGAGGCTGACGGCAAGAGCGTGCATGTCTTTACCTCCCCCCATCTCGTCAGGTTCAATGAGCGCATTCGAATAAATGGCGCACTGATAAGCGACGCGCTACTCGCTAAGTATCTGGAGCGAATTCTCGACCTGGCCGGAGATATCGGGGCGAGCTTCTTTGAGGTCACGACTGCCGCGGCCTTCCTCGCGTTCGCCGATCATCCCGCAGACGCCGCGATCATTGAAGTCGGCCTTGGCGGACGCCTCGACGCCACAAACATCCTGCCTGCGCCCGCCGTATGTGGAATCGCGCAACTCGGTATCGATCATCAATCATTCCTGGGCGATACGCTCGCGGAAATCGCAGCGGAGAAGGCCGGGATCGCCAAGCCTGGAGTGCCGCTCATCACCTCGCGATACGCGGCGGTGGTCGCGTCGATCATCGCGACGGCGGCGGAAACGGCAGAGGCGCCCTATTTTCCGATGGGATCGGACTGGGACGCCGCGGTCTATCGCGATCGCCTGCATTATCGCGACGGCATGGGCAAGATCGAGTTGCCGCTTCCTCGCCTGCCCGGCCCGCATCAACCGATGAACGCCGCGCTTGCGATCGCGATGCTGCGCCATCAGGATGCCGTGCCCGTATCGGAAGCCGCATTGAAGGCCGCGCCGCTTTGGGCGCAATGGCCTGCCCGCTTGCAACGGCTCGATCATGGACCGCTGACAGCGCTCCTCTCCCGAGGCAATGCCCTCTGGCTGGACGGCGGGCATAATGAGGCAGCGGGGGAGATGCTTGCAAAATTTTTGGATGGTTTATCGCCACAGGAAAAGCCTGTGCACTTGATAGTAGGAATGCTGTCCAACAAGGACGTTGCCGCATTTCTTCAGCCCATGCGGGGCAAAATCTCGCACATCTATTCGCTTCCGGTGCCGGGGCATGACCATCATCGCACCGACCGCTTCGAAGCCATTGCTCGGGAATGGGGCATAGTCTCTTCCGCACATGACAATGTGGCGGATGCCCTGGCCGCCGTCGCAGCCAGCGGAGACTCCGCGCCAATTCTCATCGCTGGCTCCCTTTACCTCGCGGGCGATGTGCTTCTCCGAAACGATCAGCTACCGGATTAGCGCGCTTCTCATTATTGCGATTGACTCGCATTATACGATCTATATGCTGCCCCTATCACTGCAGGAGCAGCATGCATGACCTATCAAAGCCCCCGTGCTTCGGCACGGATCAGCCCTCAACTTCAGCGTCCAGTTCTCGATGAACCGGTGCCGCATACGATTGGCAGCCGGCTGTTCCTTTTCGCGATCCGCAGGATGGCCTCCGGCGGCGTCAACGATGCGCACGCGACTAACGCGCTCCTCGGCAGTTTCGGGAAGAGCTACCGCCGACCGCTGATCCTGATGCGGGCGATGATGCTGGAGCTTTCGCGGGTGTCCAACCGTAAGATCATGGTGGCGCCATGCTGCTGCACACGCATCACCAGCGACGAGGCGCGGCTGACGCGAGCTATGGGAGTCGGCCTGCGCGAGCCGCAAAAGGCGTTCGATGACTTGTCGGCACTTCTTGCCAGTCCAGCGGTGCTGGGCGCCCTCACCTGTGCGCAGGCGGTGGCGCAGAGTTACATGGACCTGGGCTGTCCGATCGACCTTTACGGAGCAGACTGAGGCGCGGGTTCTTCGGTGCCCGCTGTCCCGACGCTGGCATCGATCAATCCCGCTCGCATCATCAGCCAGAACAGGACGATCCCCGGCACGGCAAGCGCTGTCGTCAACAGGTAGAAGTCGACATAGCCGAACGCCTCGATCATCGCGCCCGCGCTGGTGCCGGTTAGGAACCGCCCGACTATGCTCGCCGCTGCCGAGATCAGCGCATATTGGGCAGCGGTGAAACGCAGGTCGCAAAGGGCGGAGAAATAGGCGATCACCGTCACACCCCCGATGCCGCTAGCAAAGTTCTCGAATCCGATTGCGCCCGCCATGCCCCAATTATTGTGCCCTGCGGACGCCAGCGCTGCGAAGCTGAAATTGGAAACACCCATCAAGATCAGGCTCAACAATACCGATCGCTTCATCCCCATCCGCGCGTACACTATGCCGCCGACGAAGATGCCGATCAGGTAGGCCCAAAAGCCTATGCCGACGTCGTAGATGGCGATTTCGTCATTCGTGAAGCCGAGATCGTCGAACAGCAGCCGAAACGTCAGGTTGGCGAGTGTGTCGCCGATCTTGTGCAGCAGGATGAACAGCAGGACGAGGAACGCGCCTTTCCGCTGGAAGAACTCGACCAAAGGTCCGGCGATCGACTGCCACACTTCGCCTGTGGCCCGCTTGGCGACGGGATCGCGATGCCTCTCCGGCTCACCCATGATAAGCCCCGTCAGCATGGCCGGAAGCGCGAAGATCGCGCATGCGAGATAGGCCCATTCCCACCCTATGCGGGATGCGAGTACGAGCGCCAGCGCGCCAGCCGCTACCGATCCGATCCGCCACCCATATTGTGTCATTCCCGATCCGACGCCGAGTTCTTCGGGCTTCAGTATTTCGATCCGATAGGCATCGATGACGATGTCGAACGTCGCCCCGGCAAAGCCCACCAGCACAGCGGCATAGGCGGTTGCCAGCAGGCTGGACTTGGGATCGACAAATGCCAGGTTGGCGACTGCCGCCATGACGAACACCCCGGCCAGCAATAGCCAGGACACGCGCTTGCCGAGATGACCGATCAACGGCAGGCGGACTCCATCGACTGCCCAGGCCCACAGCCACTTTAGATTATAGACAAGGAAGGCCAGCGTGAATGCCGTAACGGCCTTCTTGTCTATCCCATCCTGCGCAAGCCGAGTCGTCAGGTTCGCCCCAATCATCGCGAAGGGAAAACCCGACGATATTCCGAGGAAGAACGCCGCTAACGGGGCGGGTTGCGTGTAGGGTCGAAACACATCCGGCACTTTGGCCCGCCAGCCTGCCGACTCGATTACAGTTGTCGCCATTCGCTCGGTCCCCCGCCCGTATCAACTATGCAAAGCTACACAGTTTAATGCGCGGTGACGCGTCATTCGGCAACACGAAACAGGCTCATCCCCGCTGGTGCACGCGGCAGCCGCACTTTTCGGATAACCGCGTCGATCACCTTGATGGCGCTGAGCAAGTCCTTTTGCGAGTAAGGCTTTGCAAGGCAACCATAAGCGATGTCCTGCGCCTCTATCGGACACGCCCCAGTCACGAACAGCACCGGTATAGCCCGCTGGCTGCCAAAAGCGGCGACCTCCACGCCATCTCGCTCGCTGGATAGCTTCACATCAGCAATCACCAGGTCGATTTCCTCGGCCTCGATCAATGCAACGGCAGCTTCGTAGCTGTCGACTGTTCCCACCACCGCATAGCCCGCTTGCGCTAGGAAATGCTCATTATCGAACGCAACCAGAGGTTCGTCCTCGACAACCAGGATGCGGCGGATGACTGGTCCCTTGCGCGCAGACGGCTCTTTCCCGAAAAACATTTGCCGTTTCGCCCCATTTCCGTCATCAGGCCCGCCACCATGGCGAGCATACATAAACGCTCGGCCACGCTCCGCAGTTGCTTGCCCAATGTCGTTTGAGTCTTCAAATTAGCGGCGCGATCGCACAGTTCACCATAACGCACGCGGCTCTGCCGACGAAAGGATTCTCTGTTGCAACCGCCAAAAAAAACGTTTCGCATCGTCGGCCCTGCGCGCGGCCCGCGTCGCCCGCGTGCCGGCGCGCTGAAGACGCCCGGTCCTGCCAATCCACATCCCGCCCGCGCAAAGGCTGCGGCCGGAGGCGACAAGGAGCCACAACGGATCGCAAAGTTGCTGGCACGGGCTGGGATCGCATCCCGACGAGAGATCGAGCGCATGATCGAAGAGGGTCGCATCGCAATCAACGGCGAAGCGGTGACCACACCCGCGACACTGCTGACGAACCTTCAAGGCGTAATCGTCGACGGCAAGCTAGTGGACGCGCCCGAGCCGACACGACTCTTTCTGTTCCATAAACCTTCGGGATATCTGACAACGGAGCGCGATCCAAAGGGCCGCCCGACAATCTATGACCGCCTGCCCGCTGGCTTGCCGCGCGTCATGCCGATCGGGCGGCTCGACATGACTACGGAGGGCCTGTTGCTGCTTACTACCGATGGTGAGTTCAAGCGTCAGATGGAACTCCCTTCCACGGGCGTAGAGCGGAGCTATCGTGCCCGCGCGCATGGCAATGTCAGTCAGGCCCAGCTTGAGGAACTGGTGATGGGCGTGGAAATCGACGGCATTCGCTATGGCCGGATCGAAGCCAATCTGGAACGCCGCACCGGCACTAACCAATGGATTGAAATGACGCTGACGGAGGGAAAGAATCGCGAAGTTCGGCGCGTCCTCGAATATCTTGGTCTTGAAGTGAACCGCCTCATCCGCACGCGATATGGCGTATTCGAATTGACGGACCTTCCGGTCGGCGATGTCTATGAAGTGCGTCAGCACGACCTTGCGCAATTTCGCAAGACGCTGAAGAAATGAGGATCATCGCAGGTCAATGGCGCGGCCGCCCGATCATAGCGCCGAAGGGAGAAGTCACGCGTCCGACGGCCGATCGCACACGCGAAGCGCTATTCTCCATGCTGACGAGCCGCCTAGGCAGCTTTGAGGGTATTGCCGTTGCAGACCTGTTCGCGGGATCAGGTGCGCTGGGATTGGAAGCCCTTTCTCGCGGGGCTGCTACATGCGTCTTCGTGGAGCATGACAAGGCGGCCGTCGATGCCCTGCGGGCCAATTCCGAGAAACTGGGTGTGCGCGCCGACATACGGCAGGCCTCGGCCCTTGCGCTGGGCAGCGCGCCAAAGCCGCTCGACCTTGTAATGATGGACCCCCCTTACGAAACGGGAGCAGGAGCAGTCGCGCTCGACAAGCTGTCGCGTCTCGGGTGGATAGGACCAGCGACTTGGGTCAGCATCGAAACATCGAGGCGTGAGAATATAGATGTGAAGGGTTTCGAAGCGGAAACGGTACGCGACATAGGCAAAGCGCGCATCCATCTTATGCGGCTGAGCGACACCTGAAACCGCGCGAAAGAGGGGGCGAGCATAAGCCCGCCCCCTCTTATCCTTTTGACAAAATTATCTGCGCCTTTTCGCCTTACGGGCGTCAGAGGGATTGATGCAGCTATCCTGTACCGTCTTACTGCAAACCGGATAATCTGTCCGCGGAGCGGGCGGCGGCGCTGCATCCATGGTCGCGGGTGGCGCTGGCGGCGTAGGCGGAGTAGCGGAGTCGGCGGGCGCCATACCTGGATTCACTGGTGCTTCGGGTGCAGCGGGGGCAGTGCTGGGGTCTGACGGGGGCATCTGCCCCGTCTGCGGCATCTGCTGTGCGCTCATGTCATTGGGCGGTGCGGGCGGTTGCGGCTGCGCTTCCCCCGCGGGAGGAGCCGCAGGTGCAGTCTGCCCTGCATCTTGTGCAATTGCAGGCGCGGCAAGTGCCAGGGCCGCCGTACTCAGCAGGATGGACAATCTCATGACATATCTCCTTTTGTAGTTTTGATACGATGCAGGAACAACCAGTCATTAATGGAGCCGTTCCGCTTCAGTAATTTTTGCACGACCAGACGTGCAGCAGCAGACGTGAACGGAAAGTACAGCATTGGCGCTTGCCCCACTCTGTTCCGTTCCCTAATTGTTCGGCATGACATCGGCTATCGACATGAATTCTCGAGATTACGATCCGCCCTACATGCGCGGCTTGAATGAACCGCAGCGTCAGGCCGTTTTGACAACGGAGGGACCCGTGCTGGTTCTGGCGGGCGCGGGAACCGGCAAAACAGCGGCTCTTACCGCGCGGCTCGCTCACCTGATCGCGACGCGCAAGGCATATCCGTCAGAGATTCTGGCGGTAACGTTCACGAACAAGGCAGCCCGCGAGATGAAGGAGCGTGTCGCCCGGATGATGGGCGGCACGATGGAGGGGCTGCCCTGGCTTGGCACCTTTCACGCAATTGGCGCGAAGATGCTGCGCCGCCATGCCGAGTTGGTCGGCCTGCAAAGCAACTTCACGATCCTCGACACCGACGACCAGCTCCGGCTGATGAAGCAGTTGATCCAGGCGGAGGGAATCGACGAGAAGCGATGGCCCGCGCGGCAGCTTGGCGGTTTAATCGATAGCTGGAAGAACAAGGGCCTAACGCCTCGCGACATCGACGCGGGCGAGAGCGAAGCTTATGCCAATGGCAAGGGACAGCAGCTTTATGCGGCCTATCAGGCACGCCTGCTCGCTCTCAACGCCTGCGACTTCGGCGATTTGCTGCTCCATGTTCTGACACTGCTCAAGACCGACCGCGAAGTGCTCGCCAGCTATCAGCAGCGCTTCCGCTACATCATGGTCGACGAATATCAGGACACCAACAGCAGCCAGTATCTCTGGCTCCGCCTGCTCGCGCAGGAGCGCAAGAACATCTGCTGCGTCGGAGACGACGACCAGAGCATCTACAGTTGGCGCGGCGCACAGGTCGAGAACATCCTGAAGTTCGAGAAGGACTTTCCCGGCGCGAAGATCGTCAAGCTGGAGCAGAATTACCGCTCCACGCCCCACATCCTCGCCGCAGCGTCCGGTGTCATTGCGGAAAATGGTGGGCGCCTCGGCAAGACACTATGGACCGATGAACAGCAGGGCGAGAAGGTCCAGGTCATGGGCGTATGGGACGGGCCGGAGGAAGCCCGCCGCGTTGGAGACGAGATCGAGAACCATCAGCGCGCTGGCGGCACACTGGATGATGTCGCGATCCTCGTCCGCGCCCAGCATCAAACCCGCGAATTCGAAGATCGCTTCATCCAGATCGGCTTGCCCTATAAGATCATAGGCGGCTTCCGCTTTTACGAACGCGCCGAAATCCGCGATGCCCTCGCCTATCTCCGCCTTGTCAATCAACCTTCCGACGATCTGGCCTTCGAACGCATAGTCAACGTTCCCAAGCGCGGCCTTGGCGACAAGGCTGTCGAGAAGATCCATCGCCTCGCCCGTGCCGAAGGCGTTCCCCTGACGATCGCCGCCGCGCGCATTATCGATAGCGATGAACTAACCCCGCAGGCCCGCCGTGCACTCGGCAATTTCGTGGGTGACCTCGCCCGCTGGCGCGACAAGGCCACGCAGTTGCCACATCCCGAACTCGCGCGCCAAATCCTCGACGAAAGCGGCTACACCGCCGTGCTTCAGGCGGAACGGTCCACCGAAGCCGCAGGCCGCCTTGAGAACCTGACGGAACTCGTCCGCGCGATGGAGGAATATGAAACTCTCGGCGCATTCCTTGAGCATGTCAGCCTCGTCATGGACAATGAAGCGCAGGCGGACAGTCAGAAGGTCACCATCATGACCATCCACGCCGCAAAAGGGCTGGAATATGACACGGTGTTCCTGGTCGGATGGGAGGAAGGCATCTTCCCCTCCCAACGCGCGCTGGATGAAGGCGGCGTCGCCTCTCTGGAAGAGGAACGCCGCCTCGCCTATGTCGCTATTACCCGCGCACGCCGGAAGTGCATCATACTGCACGCTGCCAATCGGCGCATCTATGGCCAGTGGACAAGTTCCATCCCCAGCCGCTTCGTCGGCGAATTGCCCAAGGCACATATCGCGGAGGAAAGCAGCCTGAGCGGAGGCGCATCGCTTTGGCGCGCCAACTGGTCCGAACGCGACGATCCCTTCGCGGATGTCGTACGTGGCACCGGGCGCGGTCCTGGATGGCAGCGCGCCGTTTCCGGCGGGCAGTTCACGCGCGAACCGACCCGTATCGTCGAAGCGCGCACGTCCGCCGTATCGATCGGCAACAAGGGACGCAGCGACATCAGCGTGGGCCTGCGCGTTTTCCATCAAAAGTTCGGTTATGGAACAGTCGCCGAGATCGAAGGCAACAAGCTGGAGATCGACTTCGAAACCGCCGGCCGCAAGCGCGTCATGGACAGCTTCGTCAGCCTCTCCTGACGGCTCAGTCCAGTTGATCGAATAAGGATGTGGATGAAGTGGAGGCCATTCGCGCCGCATTCAGACGGGTTTGCGGCGTGTAGCCCAGAACGCGGCGTTCTTCCGGACTCTTCGCGTCGTAGTTTTCGGCGAGTGTCTTGCCATAGCTCGCCAACGTCGCAACCGACATGCCGCTGGACAGCGCGCTGGTCAGAACGTCGCGCTCCCGTGCCTTCATCTCGCTCCGCGCTGCGGCCTGTTCCTCATGTGAGAACTTGCCGCCCTCATTCAGAACAATCGAGGCAAGTGCACGTCCTGACAACGCGTTCACTTCGGCATCCTTTTTGCCGGACGCATATTGCTTGTCCAGAGCAGCCCGGGTTTCCTGCGCCAGGGCGCCGAACTCCTTTGCCCGATCCGCCTGATTAGCTTGCGCCAACAGGCCCGAAGCAGAGATTGTTGCTGAGTCCGCTGAGTTGCCCGCGGCCTTTTCCTTAGCCGCCTGTGCAATCGCCAAACGCGCCTGGGTGGCCGTAATCGCGCTACTGCCCGTGGACGTTGAACCGTTCGTCAAAGTGGAC encodes:
- a CDS encoding Fe-S oxidoreductase, which produces MRLSILLSTAALALAAPAIAQDAGQTAPAAPPAGEAQPQPPAPPNDMSAQQMPQTGQMPPSDPSTAPAAPEAPVNPGMAPADSATPPTPPAPPATMDAAPPPAPRTDYPVCSKTVQDSCINPSDARKAKRRR
- the rsmD gene encoding 16S rRNA (guanine(966)-N(2))-methyltransferase RsmD; the protein is MRIIAGQWRGRPIIAPKGEVTRPTADRTREALFSMLTSRLGSFEGIAVADLFAGSGALGLEALSRGAATCVFVEHDKAAVDALRANSEKLGVRADIRQASALALGSAPKPLDLVMMDPPYETGAGAVALDKLSRLGWIGPATWVSIETSRRENIDVKGFEAETVRDIGKARIHLMRLSDT
- a CDS encoding AmpG family muropeptide MFS transporter: MATTVIESAGWRAKVPDVFRPYTQPAPLAAFFLGISSGFPFAMIGANLTTRLAQDGIDKKAVTAFTLAFLVYNLKWLWAWAVDGVRLPLIGHLGKRVSWLLLAGVFVMAAVANLAFVDPKSSLLATAYAAVLVGFAGATFDIVIDAYRIEILKPEELGVGSGMTQYGWRIGSVAAGALALVLASRIGWEWAYLACAIFALPAMLTGLIMGEPERHRDPVAKRATGEVWQSIAGPLVEFFQRKGAFLVLLFILLHKIGDTLANLTFRLLFDDLGFTNDEIAIYDVGIGFWAYLIGIFVGGIVYARMGMKRSVLLSLILMGVSNFSFAALASAGHNNWGMAGAIGFENFASGIGGVTVIAYFSALCDLRFTAAQYALISAAASIVGRFLTGTSAGAMIEAFGYVDFYLLTTALAVPGIVLFWLMMRAGLIDASVGTAGTEEPAPQSAP
- a CDS encoding response regulator gives rise to the protein MFFGKEPSARKGPVIRRILVVEDEPLVAFDNEHFLAQAGYAVVGTVDSYEAAVALIEAEEIDLVIADVKLSSERDGVEVAAFGSQRAIPVLFVTGACPIEAQDIAYGCLAKPYSQKDLLSAIKVIDAVIRKVRLPRAPAGMSLFRVAE
- the trpB gene encoding tryptophan synthase subunit beta, coding for MTQETPLANSFRAQPDETGHFGQFGGRYVAETLMPLILDLDRHYRAAMEDPAFHEEFDWLMKHYVGRPSPLYYAERLTETLRESAPEGKGAQVWFKRDELNHTGAHKINNCIGQILLAKRMGKTRIIAETGAGQHGVATATVAARFGLPCVIYMGARDIERQQPNVFRMKLLGAEVIAVQSGARTLKDAMNEALRDWVANVHDTFYIIGTAAGPHPYPELVREFQSVIGREAREQIQELAGRLPDLLVAAIGGGSNAIGLFHPFLDDKSVNMLGIEAAGHGIDSGAHAASLAGGTPGILHGNKTFLLQDEDGQIAEAHSISAGLDYPGIGPEHSWLKDIGRVQYESVTDTEALDAFQLLCRTEGIIPALEPSHAIAAVARKAREMDRDQIILANLCGRGDKDIFTVAEALGVEM
- a CDS encoding DUF6628 family protein, whose product is MTYQSPRASARISPQLQRPVLDEPVPHTIGSRLFLFAIRRMASGGVNDAHATNALLGSFGKSYRRPLILMRAMMLELSRVSNRKIMVAPCCCTRITSDEARLTRAMGVGLREPQKAFDDLSALLASPAVLGALTCAQAVAQSYMDLGCPIDLYGAD
- the trpA gene encoding tryptophan synthase subunit alpha; translation: MSAPDRLSTRFAKCRAEGRAALITFVTAGDPTPGDTAAILDALVSGGADIIELGMPFTDPMADGPAIQLANLRSLGAGTKTADIFAIAAAFRQRHPETPLILMGYANPMVRRGADWFAQQALGAGVDGAICVDIPPEEDQELGPALREAGLHLVRLATPTTDDARLPAVLDSASGFVYYVSVAGITGKQQAQQASIEDAVRKLKASTDIPVAVGFGVRTPEQASAIGRVADGVVVGSAIVEIVGTHGSAAPSHVQTYVASLRAALEARETVA
- the accD gene encoding acetyl-CoA carboxylase, carboxyltransferase subunit beta — its product is MSWINRVRNAIPFIAKRQESADTLWHKCSSCGQMIFTREWEENLSVCPKCDHHGRIGPKARFDQLLDQGFTVLPTPTVREDPLKFRDSKKYTDRIKAARAATGDTDALINARGAIDGKPVVLGVQNFAYMGGSMGMAVGAAFIQGVEAAIESRAPYVIFTAAGGARMQEGILSLMQMPRATVAIRKLHAAGLPYIVVLTDPTTGGVTASYAMLGDIQIAEPNALIGFAGQRVIENTIREKLPEGFQRAEYLLAHGMIDMVVHRRDLKTTLAQVVSYLAPAQAA
- a CDS encoding bifunctional folylpolyglutamate synthase/dihydrofolate synthase, giving the protein MPDNATSTNPAVQAQLDRLWSLSPGADVLGLDRITQLLDRIGNPHLSLPPIFHVAGTNGKGSTCAFLRAALEADGKSVHVFTSPHLVRFNERIRINGALISDALLAKYLERILDLAGDIGASFFEVTTAAAFLAFADHPADAAIIEVGLGGRLDATNILPAPAVCGIAQLGIDHQSFLGDTLAEIAAEKAGIAKPGVPLITSRYAAVVASIIATAAETAEAPYFPMGSDWDAAVYRDRLHYRDGMGKIELPLPRLPGPHQPMNAALAIAMLRHQDAVPVSEAALKAAPLWAQWPARLQRLDHGPLTALLSRGNALWLDGGHNEAAGEMLAKFLDGLSPQEKPVHLIVGMLSNKDVAAFLQPMRGKISHIYSLPVPGHDHHRTDRFEAIAREWGIVSSAHDNVADALAAVAASGDSAPILIAGSLYLAGDVLLRNDQLPD
- a CDS encoding pseudouridine synthase, whose translation is MQPPKKTFRIVGPARGPRRPRAGALKTPGPANPHPARAKAAAGGDKEPQRIAKLLARAGIASRREIERMIEEGRIAINGEAVTTPATLLTNLQGVIVDGKLVDAPEPTRLFLFHKPSGYLTTERDPKGRPTIYDRLPAGLPRVMPIGRLDMTTEGLLLLTTDGEFKRQMELPSTGVERSYRARAHGNVSQAQLEELVMGVEIDGIRYGRIEANLERRTGTNQWIEMTLTEGKNREVRRVLEYLGLEVNRLIRTRYGVFELTDLPVGDVYEVRQHDLAQFRKTLKK